A region from the Melioribacter roseus P3M-2 genome encodes:
- a CDS encoding glycoside hydrolase family 5 protein has protein sequence MDRREFIKYTGMLGAGSLLSGLPEILASNLKKNKKIDIPRYIGFNLTEKTGGMGPRRKFNEEDFEIMAEWGFNFARIPMSYWNWASKDNWYEINEDVFNDIDELIEFGKQYNIHINLNLHRIPGYCINRREMEPYDLFDDTPENMEKALNAAVYHWKYIARRYSGIPNSQLSFDLINEPPKNTNVKRYVEIVKALVAGIKEEDPERLIIADGREIGRYPVMELAEVVPMQSTRGYDPMSLSHYTATWVPEDEFETFNPPTWPLKADDGKIWDKEALRAKLIDSWMPLVEQGSLVHVGEWGCYNKTPHDVCLRWMEDVLSLWKEAGWGHAMWNLKGDFGILNSGRKDVKYENYKGHKLDRKMLELVKKYF, from the coding sequence ATGGACAGAAGGGAATTTATTAAGTATACCGGCATGCTTGGAGCGGGATCGCTCTTAAGCGGGTTACCTGAAATATTAGCCTCAAACTTAAAGAAGAATAAAAAAATTGACATTCCACGTTATATCGGTTTTAACCTCACCGAAAAAACAGGCGGCATGGGACCCCGTAGAAAATTCAATGAAGAAGATTTTGAAATAATGGCGGAGTGGGGGTTTAATTTTGCCAGAATACCAATGTCGTATTGGAATTGGGCTTCGAAAGATAATTGGTACGAAATAAACGAGGACGTATTTAACGACATAGATGAATTGATCGAATTCGGCAAACAATATAATATTCATATCAACCTCAATTTACATCGTATTCCGGGATATTGTATTAACAGAAGGGAAATGGAACCGTACGATTTGTTCGATGACACGCCGGAGAACATGGAAAAAGCCCTTAATGCCGCTGTCTATCACTGGAAGTATATTGCCCGGAGGTATAGCGGAATACCGAATTCTCAATTGAGTTTCGACTTGATTAACGAGCCGCCCAAAAATACAAATGTAAAGAGATATGTGGAAATCGTTAAAGCGCTCGTGGCGGGCATAAAAGAAGAAGACCCTGAACGACTGATTATTGCCGACGGCAGAGAAATCGGAAGATATCCCGTGATGGAATTGGCGGAGGTAGTGCCGATGCAAAGTACAAGGGGATACGACCCGATGAGTTTAAGTCATTACACGGCAACCTGGGTGCCTGAAGACGAATTTGAGACCTTTAATCCGCCCACATGGCCGCTTAAAGCCGACGACGGAAAAATATGGGATAAAGAAGCCCTCAGGGCAAAATTGATCGATTCCTGGATGCCGCTTGTGGAGCAAGGGTCGTTGGTTCATGTAGGAGAATGGGGATGCTACAATAAAACTCCTCACGATGTTTGCCTTAGATGGATGGAAGATGTACTCTCGCTTTGGAAGGAAGCCGGATGGGGACATGCTATGTGGAATTTGAAAGGGGATTTCGGAATCCTAAACAGCGGCAGAAAGGATGTAAAGTACGAAAATTATAAAGGACATAAACTCGACAGAAAAATGCTCGAATTGGTTAAAAAATATTTCTGA
- a CDS encoding glycoside hydrolase family 9 protein: MEPTPGQWSPVPKMGEKIVDNEKQLISVELWFPDSSKNCKGFNPIVYPDLKLKYKIQTEPINEGASILVTVKMDEPLPSQWDGKIGFNLELFPGYFFGKYYLADGKPGAFPRDPILKDSSVDSPLVKCTEFVLEPGTANRIAIKSLTKDIELYDGRITHNNGWFILRTIIDSSNPEEAVKWVITPHIDPSDSENMYKPVIKVSQVGYHPAQKKQVIIETAKDHELNGKLQLQRIEKESVIIIEDNINPEYWGRFLRYNYYTWDFTNIRNEGLYRFVYFDKDKNISSNIFLIDNEIFSEYIWQPTVEYFLPIQMCHMRVNENYRVWHGRCHMDDAVMAPVNHNHFDGYVQSESTLTRFESGSRVPGLNKGGWHDAGDFDLRIESQSETVYKLSLAYELFRPQIDVTTIDQKSQTVEIHIPDGKNDILQQIEHGLLSIVGAYESMGRLYRGIICRDLRQYVLLGDPVNMTDNIPGEDDRWVFTENNYRHELGTAQALAAAYRVMKNFNPVLADKCLKISAELFERDTSGITTEKLNTAAELYLSTQNENYKKILFENREKLVENIFAHTLVIGRITYKFGDDFKIEVENAVKKLYNNVTKLQRETPFGVPYKPYIWGAGWGIQAFGVSQLFLHLYFPDAFESDYLLNSLNFILGVHPGKNNASFVSGIGVNSLTTAYGFNRADWSYIPGGIGSGTALIRPDLPELKIWPYLWQQTEYVLGGGTVDYILLSLGADKILNNK, encoded by the coding sequence TTGGAGCCGACTCCCGGGCAATGGTCGCCCGTTCCTAAAATGGGCGAGAAAATCGTAGATAATGAAAAACAATTAATCAGTGTTGAACTCTGGTTTCCGGATTCATCGAAAAATTGTAAAGGATTCAATCCGATTGTATATCCCGACCTTAAACTTAAATATAAAATTCAAACCGAACCGATAAACGAGGGGGCTTCCATACTTGTAACTGTTAAAATGGACGAACCGCTGCCTTCTCAATGGGATGGCAAAATAGGATTTAATCTAGAACTCTTTCCCGGCTACTTTTTTGGTAAATACTATCTGGCTGATGGTAAACCGGGAGCCTTCCCTAGAGATCCGATTTTAAAAGATTCCTCCGTTGACAGCCCTCTGGTAAAATGCACCGAATTTGTATTGGAACCGGGAACTGCAAACAGAATAGCTATCAAAAGTCTTACGAAAGATATCGAATTATACGACGGAAGAATTACCCATAATAACGGCTGGTTTATTCTCCGAACCATTATCGATTCTTCCAATCCCGAAGAAGCTGTTAAGTGGGTGATTACTCCTCATATCGACCCTTCCGATTCTGAAAATATGTATAAACCGGTAATCAAGGTGTCGCAGGTGGGATACCACCCAGCGCAGAAGAAACAGGTAATTATAGAAACCGCAAAGGATCATGAGTTAAACGGAAAATTGCAGCTCCAAAGAATAGAAAAAGAATCGGTAATTATTATTGAAGATAATATTAATCCCGAATACTGGGGCAGGTTTTTACGTTACAATTATTACACTTGGGATTTTACTAATATTAGAAACGAAGGACTTTACAGGTTCGTTTATTTTGATAAGGACAAGAATATTTCTTCAAATATTTTTTTGATCGATAACGAGATTTTTTCCGAATATATCTGGCAGCCTACAGTTGAATATTTTCTGCCGATACAAATGTGCCACATGAGAGTAAACGAAAATTACAGAGTGTGGCACGGTCGCTGCCATATGGACGACGCGGTCATGGCTCCCGTAAATCATAATCATTTCGACGGATACGTGCAGAGCGAATCGACTCTGACGAGATTCGAATCGGGTTCGCGCGTGCCGGGATTAAATAAGGGGGGATGGCACGACGCCGGGGATTTCGACCTGAGAATTGAATCGCAGTCTGAAACAGTTTATAAACTGTCTCTGGCGTACGAATTATTCCGCCCGCAAATTGACGTCACAACAATCGACCAGAAGAGTCAAACGGTAGAAATCCATATCCCCGACGGCAAAAACGATATTCTTCAGCAAATTGAACACGGATTGCTCTCTATCGTTGGCGCTTATGAATCGATGGGCAGGCTTTACAGAGGAATAATATGCCGTGATTTGAGGCAATATGTTTTACTGGGGGATCCGGTAAACATGACAGACAATATTCCCGGCGAAGACGACAGATGGGTTTTTACCGAAAACAATTACAGACACGAGCTCGGAACCGCGCAAGCGCTTGCGGCAGCCTATCGAGTAATGAAAAATTTTAATCCAGTCCTTGCCGATAAATGTTTGAAAATTTCAGCGGAACTTTTCGAACGGGATACTTCGGGAATTACTACCGAAAAATTAAATACGGCAGCCGAGCTTTACTTATCGACTCAAAACGAAAATTATAAAAAAATTCTTTTCGAAAATCGTGAGAAACTGGTTGAAAATATATTTGCACATACTCTCGTCATAGGAAGAATTACGTATAAATTCGGAGATGATTTCAAAATAGAAGTCGAAAACGCGGTTAAAAAATTATACAATAATGTAACTAAACTTCAACGGGAAACGCCTTTCGGAGTTCCCTATAAACCGTATATCTGGGGAGCGGGTTGGGGAATTCAAGCTTTCGGAGTGTCGCAATTATTCCTGCATCTCTATTTTCCGGATGCGTTCGAGTCTGATTATCTGCTCAACTCATTAAATTTCATTCTGGGCGTTCATCCGGGAAAAAACAACGCGTCGTTTGTTTCCGGTATCGGCGTAAATTCGCTTACTACCGCGTACGGATTTAACCGCGCGGACTGGTCTTACATACCCGGCGGTATCGGGAGCGGTACGGCTCTAATTCGACCGGATTTACCGGAACTTAAAATATGGCCTTATTTATGGCAGCAGACAGAATATGTTCTGGGAGGAGGAACGGTTGATTATATTTTGCTCTCATTAGGAGCGGATAAAATTTTGAATAATAAATAA
- a CDS encoding T9SS type A sorting domain-containing protein, which translates to MKFNYRFLILALLIAGFFMPVEKISAQAGDTLVVEWQDPVTGEVITDALRNAIENDTNRPEGRVYKLLRGGFYWISEKITYSDFHLRLVGEKGGPTEFDNPPVLQLVGREDGTHADRLMQPSASLTMKNIYVIGCDEFGSQTYYQPIQLDANDSRFVFDGCIFERTNFAPIAFTGKNNDIFVTNCVFRNIQGHPADQQWQGRGISIWADQDTVIVENNTFFNINMTVFQLEGGAANYIRFNHNTIVNMGRALNAGNWWKEAYFTNNLFINPFWHGEGHADITATGRDPRTIPASIFSVGALPTKYGPEEGRRILFSNAYAWRDPAFAAYYGDTIVAQPFAGPMTREDYFDVYENMVIKDTVWLSSMPSVGTYPSEIVENMIQNIKDIRSNTLPATEYFWKLPIDNITGDVCNVCPSWPLPEDFSYTDAALMTAGTDGLPLGDLNWFPDKKAIFEQNKDQYVAQLEAMAGPRIELETIAEYEAEEAVLGGDAEIKDVAGFMYFQMDGGGYIQWEFDLAEAGQYDLNIYTNLRGNGTRGQRIIVNGVSIHDPMGWGEYIWSPKEQEANIWYGKFDPNEWVWTLIKQEEILEAGALTLPAGKNTIRIESSWGYQNFAGIQLIPAGTTTPVVELGVPDATSDLVKIMVEGAVWVPSGLKSVAMNSNGSVTFTVEAPGNGTYALNLLYQNYSGPQNGVLKIDGAVVSTISFASKDDSTGLTVLTDKFELTQGSHQITVEASNINLDMAQLVKVTITSVNENEIPNGYALEQNFPNPFNPTTSIRFTLAKPEVVKLTVYNILGQKVATLVNGPMTAGQHLVHFNASNLASGIYFYGIEAGNFKTFKKMILLK; encoded by the coding sequence ATGAAGTTCAATTACCGTTTTCTAATCTTGGCGCTGCTGATTGCAGGCTTCTTTATGCCTGTTGAAAAAATAAGCGCACAAGCGGGGGATACATTAGTTGTAGAATGGCAGGACCCAGTTACGGGCGAAGTTATTACCGACGCTCTCCGTAATGCCATTGAAAACGATACAAACCGTCCCGAAGGACGCGTTTACAAATTATTACGCGGAGGATTTTATTGGATTTCCGAAAAAATTACTTATTCCGATTTTCATTTGAGACTTGTAGGCGAGAAAGGCGGACCGACGGAATTTGATAATCCGCCTGTATTGCAATTGGTTGGAAGAGAAGACGGTACGCACGCTGACCGTTTAATGCAGCCGAGCGCATCCCTTACTATGAAGAATATTTATGTAATCGGTTGCGATGAATTTGGTTCACAAACTTATTATCAACCGATTCAGCTCGACGCTAACGATTCGAGATTTGTTTTTGACGGATGTATTTTCGAGCGTACAAACTTTGCGCCAATTGCGTTTACGGGTAAAAATAACGACATATTTGTTACCAATTGCGTTTTCCGTAATATTCAGGGCCATCCGGCCGATCAGCAATGGCAAGGACGCGGAATTTCAATTTGGGCGGATCAGGATACTGTAATTGTTGAAAACAATACCTTTTTCAATATTAATATGACCGTATTTCAGCTCGAAGGCGGCGCGGCTAATTATATCAGATTTAACCACAATACTATTGTCAATATGGGACGCGCGCTCAATGCCGGAAACTGGTGGAAAGAAGCATACTTTACCAATAACCTCTTTATTAATCCTTTCTGGCACGGCGAAGGACATGCGGATATTACAGCCACCGGACGCGATCCTCGCACTATACCCGCTTCAATATTCAGCGTAGGCGCATTACCGACTAAATACGGCCCCGAAGAAGGACGCCGTATATTATTTTCGAACGCGTATGCTTGGAGAGACCCTGCATTCGCAGCTTACTACGGCGACACTATTGTGGCTCAGCCTTTTGCAGGTCCGATGACCAGAGAAGATTATTTCGATGTATACGAGAATATGGTAATTAAAGACACTGTTTGGTTGAGCAGTATGCCGTCGGTAGGCACATATCCTTCTGAGATTGTAGAGAATATGATCCAAAACATTAAAGACATTCGTTCCAACACTTTACCGGCTACTGAATATTTCTGGAAATTACCAATAGACAATATTACCGGCGATGTATGTAATGTATGTCCAAGTTGGCCTCTACCCGAAGATTTCTCATATACCGACGCTGCACTTATGACTGCCGGTACCGACGGATTGCCCCTTGGCGACTTAAATTGGTTCCCGGATAAAAAAGCTATTTTTGAACAGAACAAAGATCAGTACGTAGCACAACTAGAAGCTATGGCAGGTCCGAGAATTGAATTGGAAACAATTGCCGAATATGAAGCCGAAGAGGCCGTACTAGGCGGTGATGCGGAAATAAAAGACGTTGCCGGCTTTATGTACTTCCAGATGGACGGCGGCGGTTATATTCAGTGGGAATTCGATTTGGCTGAGGCTGGACAATATGATTTGAATATATATACGAACTTAAGAGGAAATGGCACAAGAGGACAAAGAATCATTGTCAACGGCGTAAGTATTCACGATCCGATGGGTTGGGGTGAATATATCTGGAGTCCCAAAGAACAGGAAGCAAATATCTGGTACGGTAAATTCGATCCTAATGAATGGGTATGGACATTAATAAAACAGGAAGAAATTCTTGAAGCAGGCGCTTTAACTTTACCTGCGGGTAAAAATACAATCCGAATTGAATCATCATGGGGTTATCAGAACTTTGCAGGTATACAACTTATACCGGCAGGAACAACTACTCCGGTCGTCGAACTTGGTGTGCCGGACGCTACATCTGATTTAGTTAAAATAATGGTAGAAGGAGCTGTGTGGGTGCCGAGCGGATTGAAATCAGTTGCTATGAATTCTAACGGTAGCGTTACATTTACTGTTGAGGCGCCTGGCAATGGTACTTATGCTTTGAATTTACTCTATCAAAATTACAGCGGACCTCAAAACGGCGTTCTTAAAATAGACGGAGCCGTCGTTTCTACGATATCTTTTGCAAGTAAAGACGATTCAACCGGACTTACTGTATTAACAGATAAATTTGAGTTGACTCAAGGTTCGCATCAGATTACTGTCGAAGCAAGCAATATTAATCTTGATATGGCTCAACTGGTAAAAGTCACAATCACGTCGGTAAACGAAAACGAAATACCGAACGGTTATGCTCTCGAACAAAACTTCCCGAATCCGTTTAACCCGACTACTTCAATCAGATTTACTTTGGCAAAACCCGAAGTGGTTAAATTGACAGTCTACAACATACTCGGACAGAAAGTAGCTACCCTCGTTAACGGTCCTATGACTGCGGGACAGCACCTCGTTCATTTCAACGCTTCTAATCTGGCTTCGGGAATTTATTTCTACGGTATCGAAGCAGGCAACTTCAAAACATTCAAGAAGATGATTCTTCTCAAGTAA
- a CDS encoding TonB-dependent receptor — MKTSTLSNFCSKLIILVLLFLSFNETLFAAGGLRGRVFDKTTNEPLIGANVIVQGTSLGSATDLEGRYSIVGIPAGKHTIVVSYIGYRQESTEIEILDNRTVQQDFYLEFITLEGETIVITAQVEGQVQAINQQFSSNTIANVVSKSRIKELPDVNAAESIGRLPGVSIQRYGGEATKVEIRGLSPKYNAVTVNGVRLPATGGNDRSVDLSLISSNILDGIEVKKANLPDMDADALGGTVDLKLREAPEGFHLNTNIQGGYNKLQNYYGNYNLSANLSNRFLNNKLGVIASFNTDNYDRSADKFQGEYLRTTDVTTGETQVYISQLRLREENVKRQRTGGSLLLDYKLSNGKITANSFYNKLTWDGLYRINRMLLSENRHFYDLEDRGGTTSIFTGAVGMEQDFNWIKYDFSVSHTSSRNDNPSDRTWTFVQENASFETGKITPDTHPTEVPSFVTLDTNATGLESAYIYGTKLNEDETAFQLNLQMPFTLSKDINGYIKAGTKFKWLKRLYDQEQNGRGSLQYGAGTGLSRELRRILLYLAQKYPEQFNFQSDSILVRENAVLPISRFLSDYNRDDFLNGDYPLGFVVDNDLMNKVMEAIFAKDKIEGDTAAIARRYSIGSLGNDYDGKESIQAAYFMGELNLTKYLTLIGGMRWEKEHTVYNGQRFRQVTPNNVEAAPADFEDLEIERDNEFFLPMIHLIVKPVDWMKIRLARTETLTRPDFIQYAPITWVNSYQSYIKAANSKIKPSHSTNYDLSVSVYENYVGLFSVTGFYKKIDDLAFYASYILQPGLAYTFEDTAFVSGLNIPNSWLKSAPQIDTYINNPEPAYYKGVELEWQTNFWYLPSILKGVVLNVNYTYIHSEIKKQLFYNKLGDLIPGTRPPRRQPILVDSFRVARMPDQPKHIVNVTLGYDYKGFSARLSYLYQTDKVTYISSESALDNFTGPYSRWDFTVQQKLDNGIQVFANFTNLNNRPDESFRGSSLRNPTYIEYYGFSMDVGIRYNL; from the coding sequence ATGAAAACTTCTACATTAAGTAATTTCTGCAGTAAACTAATAATTTTAGTTTTATTGTTTTTAAGTTTCAATGAGACGCTGTTTGCTGCCGGCGGTCTTAGGGGCAGAGTGTTCGATAAAACCACTAATGAACCGCTGATTGGCGCAAATGTTATTGTACAGGGTACGAGCCTTGGCTCCGCAACCGACCTGGAAGGAAGGTACAGCATTGTTGGAATTCCTGCGGGTAAGCACACTATAGTTGTTTCGTATATCGGCTATCGTCAGGAATCTACGGAAATAGAGATATTAGATAACAGGACAGTCCAGCAGGATTTCTACCTCGAATTTATTACTCTCGAAGGCGAAACAATTGTCATTACCGCTCAGGTTGAAGGTCAGGTGCAGGCAATCAATCAACAGTTCTCTTCAAACACCATTGCAAATGTAGTATCCAAGAGCCGCATCAAAGAATTACCCGATGTCAACGCGGCAGAATCGATTGGACGTTTACCCGGCGTATCGATTCAGAGATACGGAGGCGAAGCCACAAAAGTTGAAATTAGAGGTCTTTCTCCCAAATATAATGCCGTTACGGTAAACGGTGTGCGCTTGCCAGCAACGGGTGGAAATGACCGAAGCGTCGATCTATCGTTAATTTCTTCCAATATTCTTGACGGTATAGAAGTTAAGAAAGCAAATCTTCCGGATATGGATGCCGACGCTTTAGGCGGAACTGTCGACCTTAAATTGAGAGAAGCTCCCGAAGGTTTCCATCTGAATACCAATATTCAAGGCGGATACAACAAACTTCAAAATTATTACGGTAATTACAATTTATCGGCAAATCTTAGCAACCGTTTCTTGAATAACAAACTGGGAGTTATTGCCAGTTTCAATACCGATAATTACGACAGAAGCGCCGATAAATTTCAAGGCGAGTATTTAAGAACTACGGATGTTACCACAGGTGAAACGCAAGTTTATATCTCGCAATTACGCCTTCGTGAAGAAAACGTAAAAAGACAGAGGACAGGCGGAAGTTTGCTCCTCGACTACAAGCTATCTAACGGAAAAATTACAGCAAATTCGTTCTACAACAAATTAACTTGGGACGGGTTGTATCGAATAAACAGGATGCTGTTGAGCGAAAACAGACATTTTTATGATCTGGAAGACCGTGGCGGTACAACTTCCATTTTTACAGGCGCCGTCGGTATGGAACAGGATTTCAACTGGATAAAATATGATTTCAGCGTTTCGCATACGTCATCCAGAAATGACAATCCGAGCGACAGAACATGGACATTCGTACAAGAAAACGCTTCATTCGAAACCGGAAAAATTACGCCCGATACGCATCCGACTGAAGTGCCTTCGTTTGTTACGCTCGACACGAATGCTACAGGATTGGAATCGGCTTATATCTACGGCACAAAACTTAACGAAGACGAAACTGCTTTTCAGCTTAACTTACAAATGCCTTTTACTCTAAGTAAAGATATTAACGGCTACATAAAAGCAGGCACAAAATTCAAATGGCTGAAACGTCTTTACGATCAGGAGCAGAACGGACGCGGCAGTCTGCAATACGGCGCCGGTACGGGGTTAAGCCGTGAATTGAGAAGAATTTTACTCTATCTCGCTCAGAAATATCCCGAACAGTTTAATTTCCAGAGCGACTCTATATTGGTCAGAGAAAATGCCGTTTTACCGATTTCGAGATTTCTTAGCGATTATAACAGAGACGACTTTTTGAACGGCGATTATCCTCTCGGATTTGTAGTGGATAATGATCTTATGAATAAAGTAATGGAAGCAATTTTTGCAAAAGACAAAATTGAAGGAGATACTGCGGCAATCGCAAGACGTTATTCTATCGGATCCCTGGGGAATGATTACGACGGTAAAGAATCGATTCAAGCCGCCTATTTCATGGGTGAGTTAAACCTTACAAAATATCTTACCTTGATCGGCGGTATGAGGTGGGAAAAAGAACATACTGTTTACAACGGACAAAGATTCCGCCAGGTGACCCCGAACAATGTCGAAGCGGCGCCCGCGGATTTCGAAGACCTGGAAATCGAACGCGATAATGAATTCTTCCTGCCTATGATTCATCTTATTGTAAAACCTGTCGATTGGATGAAAATTAGATTGGCTCGCACCGAAACTTTGACCCGTCCCGATTTTATCCAATATGCTCCAATAACTTGGGTCAATTCTTACCAAAGCTATATTAAAGCAGCCAATTCCAAAATAAAACCTTCCCATTCTACAAATTATGACCTTTCAGTATCGGTTTATGAAAATTATGTAGGACTTTTCAGCGTTACAGGCTTCTACAAAAAAATCGATGATCTGGCATTTTACGCTTCGTATATTTTACAGCCCGGGCTTGCATACACATTCGAGGATACTGCATTTGTATCCGGTTTGAACATACCCAACAGTTGGTTGAAATCGGCGCCGCAAATCGATACATACATAAATAATCCCGAACCGGCATACTACAAAGGCGTTGAATTGGAATGGCAAACCAATTTCTGGTATTTGCCGAGCATTTTGAAAGGTGTAGTACTCAATGTAAATTATACATACATTCATTCTGAAATTAAAAAGCAGCTCTTTTATAATAAATTAGGCGATTTAATTCCCGGAACAAGACCGCCCAGAAGGCAACCGATACTCGTAGACAGTTTCCGTGTCGCCCGTATGCCCGACCAGCCTAAGCACATTGTAAATGTTACATTGGGTTACGATTATAAGGGTTTCTCGGCGCGCTTGTCCTATCTCTATCAAACGGATAAAGTTACATATATCTCGTCAGAATCAGCATTGGATAATTTCACAGGACCCTATTCGAGATGGGATTTTACCGTGCAACAAAAACTTGACAACGGTATTCAGGTCTTTGCAAACTTTACAAACCTGAATAACAGACCCGACGAGTCATTCCGTGGTTCGTCTTTGCGAAACCCCACGTATATTGAATATTATGGTTTCTCGATGGATGTGGGAATTAGATATAATTTATAA
- a CDS encoding AGE family epimerase/isomerase — translation MKKFIILLFINAVVISAGIQSDKENYIERLNTLLEREISLWYPLCVDTLYGGYYSDINYKWELEGAQNKMIVTQARHIWSISNAALKFPKYRQYLKYAKHGVDFLSRVMWDDKYGGFYDLVDRKGKPIKENGKIIKKAYGNAFAIYGLSAYFRATGDSSALKLAIKTFEWLDRHSYDEQYGGYFQFMDSNGAPFTEGYNEVPPKDQNSSIHLLEAFTELYKVWKDDHLRRRLESVFYLVRDKIVSEKGYMRLFFTRDMKPISYRDSSDQVRSRNFEFDHVSFGHDIEVAYLLLEASDAMDLSDKEKTLGIAKKLVDHTLLNGWDSDKGGIYDRGYYFKGKDKITIIRKSKEWWAQAEALNSALLFAILFPVDNIDYYSYFEKQINHIENYLVDGKYGGWYFWGKDSVENMEFYPKATIWKGNYHTTRALINCLNHLDND, via the coding sequence ATGAAAAAGTTTATCATTCTGTTATTCATCAACGCCGTCGTAATTTCTGCGGGAATCCAAAGCGATAAAGAAAATTATATCGAAAGATTGAATACCCTTCTGGAGCGGGAGATTTCTCTCTGGTATCCGCTTTGCGTCGATACTCTTTACGGAGGATATTACAGCGACATTAATTATAAATGGGAATTGGAAGGCGCTCAGAACAAAATGATTGTGACGCAAGCTCGTCATATCTGGTCGATATCGAACGCCGCATTGAAATTCCCGAAATACAGACAATACCTGAAGTATGCAAAACACGGCGTCGATTTTCTTTCGCGCGTTATGTGGGACGATAAATACGGCGGCTTTTACGACCTTGTCGATCGTAAAGGCAAGCCGATAAAAGAGAACGGAAAAATTATTAAAAAAGCATACGGAAATGCTTTCGCTATTTACGGATTGTCGGCTTATTTCAGAGCCACGGGCGATTCGAGCGCGCTGAAATTAGCGATAAAAACATTCGAATGGCTCGATCGACACAGTTACGACGAACAGTACGGCGGCTATTTCCAATTTATGGATAGCAACGGCGCTCCTTTTACGGAAGGTTATAATGAAGTTCCTCCTAAAGACCAGAACAGCTCGATTCATCTTTTGGAAGCTTTTACGGAATTGTACAAAGTATGGAAAGACGATCATTTGAGGCGACGGCTCGAATCGGTATTTTACCTTGTAAGAGATAAAATTGTATCGGAAAAGGGTTATATGCGCCTTTTCTTTACGCGGGATATGAAACCGATTTCATACCGCGATTCGAGCGATCAGGTCAGAAGCCGAAACTTTGAATTCGACCATGTTTCGTTCGGGCACGATATTGAAGTGGCGTACTTGCTGCTGGAGGCTTCGGATGCAATGGATTTATCGGATAAAGAGAAAACCCTCGGAATCGCAAAAAAATTAGTGGATCATACGCTGCTAAACGGATGGGATTCCGATAAGGGCGGCATTTACGACAGGGGATACTACTTCAAAGGCAAGGATAAAATAACAATTATTCGCAAGAGTAAAGAGTGGTGGGCGCAGGCAGAAGCTCTTAATTCCGCTCTTCTCTTTGCAATTCTTTTTCCGGTTGATAATATTGATTATTACTCATATTTTGAAAAACAGATAAACCATATCGAAAATTACCTCGTCGATGGAAAATACGGCGGATGGTATTTTTGGGGTAAAGACTCGGTTGAAAATATGGAATTTTACCCGAAGGCTACGATTTGGAAAGGAAATTACCATACTACCAGAGCGCTCATTAACTGTTTAAATCACTTAGATAATGATTAA
- a CDS encoding RraA family protein, whose product MKKLFYFLSMSVIFSVTLFAQEVTKEQLQKGYNYIPTKVYSAEEDARILKLFEGLRVADVSDGLDMVGLPNTGLVDPAIQACWKDPKNLTHQFRGIAVTVRYVPTQKPDRPAPGEKFQEWEGNFYSKYSHEEFAKLIRPGTAIVIDDVEDKDIGTIGSYNILAWKKLGAVGVVTDAASRDTDEIEIQGVPLYLRKKGRGIRPGRNEIESINRPVVIGGVLVCPGDVIVADGDGVVVVPRYVAEDVAKYAREILEKDKAGRKDLYKSLNMELDKTVK is encoded by the coding sequence ATGAAAAAATTATTTTACTTTTTGAGCATGTCAGTCATTTTTTCCGTAACGCTTTTTGCGCAGGAAGTAACAAAAGAACAATTGCAAAAGGGTTATAATTACATCCCCACTAAAGTTTATTCGGCGGAAGAAGACGCAAGGATTCTGAAATTATTTGAAGGGCTTCGCGTGGCAGACGTGTCGGACGGATTGGATATGGTGGGGCTGCCAAACACTGGGTTGGTAGACCCTGCAATTCAAGCCTGCTGGAAAGACCCAAAAAACTTAACGCATCAGTTCAGAGGAATTGCAGTAACAGTCAGATATGTGCCGACTCAAAAGCCTGACCGTCCTGCTCCGGGCGAGAAATTTCAGGAATGGGAAGGAAATTTTTACAGCAAATATTCGCACGAAGAATTTGCTAAACTGATTCGTCCCGGTACGGCTATAGTAATTGACGACGTGGAAGACAAGGATATCGGCACAATCGGTTCTTATAATATTCTTGCCTGGAAAAAACTGGGCGCCGTAGGCGTTGTTACAGACGCCGCTTCCAGAGACACCGACGAAATTGAAATACAAGGCGTGCCGCTCTATTTGAGAAAGAAAGGCAGAGGCATTCGTCCCGGCAGAAATGAAATCGAATCGATCAATCGTCCGGTTGTAATCGGCGGTGTGCTCGTATGCCCGGGTGACGTAATTGTAGCCGACGGCGACGGAGTGGTAGTAGTTCCGCGCTATGTTGCCGAAGATGTTGCAAAATACGCCAGGGAAATTCTTGAAAAAGACAAAGCAGGCAGAAAAGATTTATATAAAAGCTTGAATATGGAGCTCGACAAAACCGTTAAATAA